CTTAGAGCCCTACCCGCAGTCTGACTCCTTCGACCACGGCGCATCACTTATTGTTGCTCCCATTCGGGAAGCACTCATGGTAGATTAACCCTATTCTGGTTGTTGCGCCAGCCTTAATAAATAACGGATGCCGTATGTCTTAGGAAGGAGATCAAGAACACATTATCTTACTAACCTAAATGCACCAATACAGCGACGCTCTCATCTTAGTTTTTTTAAAAAACATGAGCTGCGTCTACTTAAATATTGTCTTTTTGCGATTCTTAAGAGATTTAATTTTCATGGTAGGAGTCTCCGTGTTTCCCCCGAGCTAGGTGAGTGGTGTTCATTTCTTCTTGCTTTATTGGGCGGAACGGTTGAAGCGCATATAGGGGCTGAAAATCACTCATAAACGGAATAAATGTTCATAAGTAAACCAAGATTACGTCTGAATTGGGAATAATACGTATGAATGGACTTAGTACTAATTACTTAAGAGTTTTCTCGTTTTTACTTGTTTTCTTGAATAGGATCGTCCAAGCATTCAATTAACATAGAGTGATTGGAGCTCCGGGAAGTCGACTCCTGCGGGAACAGCACGAGTCCGAAGACCCCACAGTGAGCGGTTTTTGCGAGCGAGGAGGCTGAGGCCGTGCCCGCGGAAAGCGACTTCCCGGAGCGCAAATCACGGTGCTCGTTTAACATATAGAGGCAGTCATAAAATCTGCCTGGTTAGTTCGCAGTTTACTTAATTTCTGTTGTATGTATCTTTTTCATATTCTAAACTGTCAAGACAAAGTGGTTGTTGCGTGTTATAATGTTGGAAAATCAGTTGGGGGATGTATGATGTTGCAGGGAATTTTTAAAGAGATTGAAGCGATGTATCCGGAAATGGTTGAGCGGCGCAGATACTTGCACCAGCATCCGGAATTGTCTTTTCAAGAAACAAAAACAGCAGCTTATATTGCTGCGTTCTATGAAGAGCTTGGCCTTCCGTATGAAACTCATGTGGGAGGAAATGGTGTGATTGCGCGGCTCAAAGGCGGCAAACCAGGAAAAACAATTGCATTAAGGGCAGATTTTGATGCGCTTCCCATTCAAGACGAAAAAGATGTACCGTACAAATCAACTGTCGATGGTGTTATGCACGCTTGTGGGCATGACGGCCATACATCTACATTGCTTGCACTCGCGAAAGTCATGACAGCTCATAAAGAAGATTTGCCAGGCACAATTGTATTCTTACATCAACATGCGGAGGAATATGCGCCCGGTGGAGCAAAGCCAATTGTAGAATCTGGTGCACTTGATGATGTAGATGCTGTGTTTGGAACACACCTCTGGGCCACAACGCCGCTCGGTGTACTCGAAACCTCAAAAGACGTATTCATGGCAGGTGCAGACCGGTTTGAAATTACAGTTCAAGGACAGGGCGGACATGGCGCATATCCTCACGAAACCAAAGATGCAATAGTAATTGGGACCGAGCTTATTACACAGCTACAGCATATTGTCAGCAGACGTCTGGATCCTTTGGAAACAGCTGTAGTGACCGTGGGGCAATTTGAAGCAGGAGATGCCTTTAATATCATTGCCGATAAAGCACGTATTGTCGGAACAGTTAGGTACCTAAATCCTGACGTACAGGCGCTTGTCATAGATGAAATGGAAAAAATCACTAAGGGGCTCAGCACAACACATAATGCCGAATGTACATTGGATTACTTCAAGGGCTATCCCCCGCTCGTAAATAACGCAGATGAAGCTGAGCTTGTTCTCGAATCAAGTAAAAACATTGCAGAAATTCACACGCGTAATGAAGTACGCCCGGTTATGGGTGGCGAAGATTTCGCCTATTACGTCATGGAAAAACCAGGAGCATACTTCTTTACAGGCGCCCTACTTGAAGGAAATGAATATCCGCATCATCATCCTAGATTCAACTTTGATGAACGCGCCATGCCCATCGCTGCAAAAACGCTTATCAGTGCCTATTTTGCTTATCAGAATAAATAATGCACAGAACCCTCCAGGACAATCTGGAGGGTTCTCTTAATTAGGCATACATTTTTTTGCGGACATAACCTTCGTTAAATAAGACATTAAACCCAATTCCAACCCCTAACACACTTAAAGCTGTCAGCCAGTCGCCACTGCTGCTGATTAAAGCTGCAATGACCAGCAGCACCGTCTGTAAATAAGCCAGCTTTCTTAAAAGTCTGAGGAGTGCGCGGCTGCGAAGTTCAGTCCGAACAGGGTACAAATCCAGCCACATAACAGTTCTATGGTGATGGAATAAGGTCATCATTTGAAAACCGCTTAAATAAAGAAACAATAGGGTAAAAATAATCTTCATCCATATATTTGGGACCGCCCAGACGGCAACCCCTCCTATAATAACAAGCCGCAAATACATCCAAAAATAATCGCTTCTCACAAACGTCAGACGGTATAAATAATCATACGTCTGATCTTGCCCCCATGAAACTTTTGCAGCAAAACGTGCCACCCACCGTCTTTTTTTAATGCGGGTTTTCAAATGTGGCACATCAGTAAACATGTTGGCCAAACGGTAAAAAGCTTGCATTCGCATCTGGTCTTTTTCAAGAAGTATGTCCCAAGCAACACCAGCTTGCCGGCTCGAGACACGCCAATCATAAAGAAAGACAATCATAAAAAGCAAAGTCGATACACCAGCAAGCAGCACATTGCCATCAATAAGAAAATAAAAGATTGCAATACCAAGGATCAGTCTTGCAACAGTGTCAATTCTCCGCACGCTGACATCGCGTATCTTTAGCATCCACCAGTTGGCTAGCAAATTCCAGCCTTTAAAAATAAGCAGCACAACCACGATCAATAAATACATCTTCGTGCCACGTTCAGGATAAGTGTGGAAATATAGCGGTCCAAGCGCTGCTGCCGCAATCAAAACAAGATAAAGCTGGATCACAAAGCTATAGATAAGACTGTTACGAAAATAAGGTCCCATCAAGTGCTCGACTGGTGTCAAGAAAACAAGATCAGGTTCTTTCAAAAGTGTCTGCACAGGGCTTAGAGAGGCCACTATCCCAAATACAAGCCCCAACACCCAAGCTGTAGGAAAATCTTCAGGTAGGTTACTCAGCCACTGCTGATAGTAAAAGGCAAGAGCCGCAACAAAAAACAGCATCGCAAACACAATATGCTCATTAAGTATGTACCGTAAATAACGATTGATTTCTTTCAAATGACCTGAAAAACGTTTTTTAAAAAAATCATGTGCATCAAACATGGCTATCTTCCTTTGTCAGCTGCACATATAAATCATCAAGTGAAGCACCAGGCATATGAAAATCAGAACGTAACTTCTCCATCGTTCCAATCGCTTTAACCGATCCTTCATGCAGAATCACAAATCGATCACAATATTTTTCTGCTGTCGCCAAAATATGGGTGGACATCAGCACTCCAGCTCCTTGTTCCTTCATTTGATCCATCATTTCCAAATAAGATTGTATCCCAAGTGGATCTAGACCAACAAAAGGCTCGTCCACAACATATAAATCAGGCTGAATCAAAAAAGCACACATGATCATGACTTTTTGCCTCATCCCTTTAGAAAAATGAACCGGAAACCACTTAAGCCGTTTCTCCATATGAAATTCCTTTAATAGTGGTGGCAACCTTTTTTCGAAATCAGCTTCTGACACGTTATATGCCATTGCGGTTAGTTTCAAATGCTCATATAAAGTCATCTCATCATACAGAATGGGCATTTCCGGTATGTAAGCCATATGCTGCCGATAGGATTCAGGGTGGTCTTTAAACGTTTGCCCCTTTACTTCAATGGTTCCTCTCTTTGCCTCCATCATCCCAATAACATGTTTGATGGTTGTGCTTTTACCTGCCCCGTTCAAACCGATTAAACCAATGATCTCACCAGGGTATATTTGAAAGGAAATACCGTGCAAAACGTCTTTATGTGTGTATCCCCCGTGTAATTGCTTAACATTCAAAAGCGGCTCCACAATGCGTCCCCCAATCTTATTCCTTTGAATCAAATCTTATCACGTTATTTAATATATGCCAAAATATATCAATTCATTAATCGCATATATCAAAGCACCTTTGTTCATCTAAAATTTTTTTGTTATTCGTGTATAAAAGAAACACCTTCAGTCCACAATAGGTATTGAAGACGGAGGATGAGTTGCACAGCATCACCAACCATGACTTGTGGTCAACCACAAAATGAGGTGTTTGCGATCGACAATTCAATGATATAACCATTTTGCCAGTACCCATCTCCCGCAAGAGATCACTGGTAAAAGGTGCACGTAGGCAAGTCCGTTAAAAAGCTTAATGGTGTAAAACCAAGCACGCGATTTAACAATTTGTTTACCGGTCCCCGACATTGGATACTGTAGACAGCATTCATCCTCTTTCTTCACCCAGCAGGCTGGTCCGCCTAAAACCCGGATCAGCCTGTTTTTTTTAATACATACTAGACACAAACTTCGAACCAGAGAAAGCCTGAAATGACTGCCTCTGGCAACCGCTCGGGGAAAACACTCCGCGTCCAGTGGGCGCTGCTGAGCCTCCTCGGTCTATCGACCTCCGGGGTCTCACCGAGGCTTCTCCTCCCACGGGAGTCTCCGTGTTTTCCCCGAGCTTGGTTAGAGCGTGTTAATGTCCCATATTAATACGTGTGCAGAACCGTCCAAGCCGCTGAATTACATAGAGAGATTGGAGCGGAGGGAAGTCGACTCCTGCTGGAACAGCACGAGTCCGAAGACCCCACAGTGAGCATATTAAGGATCGTCGACTAAGACCGTCCTTTGCGGACAACGTCGACATACCCCTTGCCGGGGCAAGGAGGCGTCAGGGGATGTTCGATTAAAACCGGCGCGTCCTGCGCCAACATCGAACGACCTGCGTCCTGCAGGCCCCTTGGCAAAGAAGACACTGTGAAAGTGGTTTTCTTGAACAGATGTCGCACTTGAGCTGTTATAAAGTTAAAGCGACTTCCCGGAGCGCAAATCACGGTGCTCTTATATACATTGATGGGTTTTGACCTACTATGCTTTTTAGTTCGCAATTTACTTAAACTCTGACTAAGCTGTTTGTTGGTGATGATATGTATATCTGGGTTTGAAGTGTTGGCTTTACATATGGGTGTGTTCATCGCTACAATAGAAGCATCAAATTGTATACAAGGAGTCGATGTAAATGAGTCATGAAGATTGTATCTTTTGTAAAATCATTGATCAGGAACTGCCTTCTGCCAAGGTGTATGAAGACGAGCATGTGTATGCTTTTTTAGACCTCAGTCAGGTTACAAAGGGACACACACTTGTTATTCCAAAGACGCATACGAAGGATATTTATAATACTTCTGACGATGTAGCTGCTGAACTTTTTGCACGTGTGCCTAAGATTGCGCGGGCCATTAAAGAGACTTATAAGCCCGATGGTATCAATTTACTGAATAACAACGAAAAAGCTGCTGGACAAGCTGTATTCCATTACCACATCCATATATTGCCCAGATATGGCACAGCCGATGGCTTCCAACCGAGCTGGGTTACACACGAGGATGACTATACACAACAAGACCTTCAGCAAATCGCAGCAGAAATCAACAAGCATATTTAATTCAAACTGATACTTTTTTTTATTAGAAAAGTCTGCTATAATGAAATCAGTTTCCGCAACTGACGATGAGCGTACAGTTGGGAGATAAAATCATTAGCCGAGCTTTAGCTTGAGCAGAGGAGAGGTATAAATGAATATTAGGATTTTGATTGTCATGTCGCTGTTGGTCAGTATGGGAGCCGTACTGCACGCCGTTGCACCGCCAATTCTGTTTGGAATGAGACCGGATATGCTTCTGGCAATGATGTTTTTGGGGATTATGATATTTCCAAAAGCAAAGTATGTGGTGCTCCTGTCTATCGTTACTGGCATTATGTCTGCTTTAACCACAACAGTGCCAGGTGGAGAAATCTCCAACTTAATTGATAAACCAATTACAGCCTTTGTGTTTTTTGGTTTGTTTTTACTGGTACGAAATAAGATTAACGGCCATATCAGTGCACCTGTTCTAACGGCTTTGGGAACCATTGTCAGCGGATCGATCTTTCTCTCAGTAGCATTATTTATTGTTGGATTGATGGAAGGCGCATTTATTCCCATGTTTGCAACTGTAGTCTTACCAGCTGCAGTGGTGAATACAATCGTAATGGCGGTCATCTATCCAGTTGTGCAAGGCATTCTGAAACGGCAGCCAATACCCGTTTCCTGACAGTAACAAACAATACACAAATCCTCTGGCACGGCTTTTGTCAGAGGATTTTTTTAACCATTTATGACAATGTTTATTGGTAGGTACTAACGAGGTACACACATATATAACCAAAATGAAGGAGTGTGCAAGAATATGGCAAAAAGCAAATCAATCTTACTGGGTTTTTTAATAGGCGGAACCGTTAGTGCTGCTGCAACACTATTAATGACCCCCTCTTCAGGAAGAGACTTGCGCATAAGAGCAAAAGAGCAAGGCACTGACCTAAAAGAGCTCATGTTAAAACTAAAAGAAGATAGCGTTCGTCTGAAACAGCAAATCTCTGACACTTCAAAAGAAGGCGTTACACTCATTAAAAATCTTACTAATGAAATGAAAGAATCCATTGAGGAATGGAAAACAGCCGTTGAACCCCATCAGGAAAATATTCAGGAATACTTAAAACAAATTGAAGCCAGCTTAAAAGAGCTTGAAGAAAACGTCCAAAAGAAAAACGAAGCATAAAAAAACTGCCCGGTAAATCGGGCAGTTTTCTTTATATCATTATTCTGTTGGTACACCATCAAGCCATTCATCAACCAGATCAGGGTTGTTGTCAATAAATTCTTGAACAACGTCTTCTGGATCCTGGTCTTCAACATAGACTTTAGGCATCATGCTATCGAGCATATCATACGTTTCGTCATATTGCTCGAGTACTTTGTATGCTCTCGGTGCATCTTCTTCAAGTCCACTGCGTGCTACAGTGTAAATTTGGTCACCTTCACCGCCGTAGATTTCTTTTGGATCCTCAAGCATTTTCAGATCCATATCACCGAATGCCCAGTGTGGCTTCCACAATGGTACGATAATTGGCTTTTCATCTTTTATTGCAGACTGCAATTCAGCAAGCATAGCAGCTTCTGAACTTGTTGTCAGCTCCCATTTGTCAAGGCCATATTCTTCCAGTGCCTTTTCAGTATTCTGCATAATTCCGGCACCAGGGTCAATACCCGTAATCTTCCAATCTACTGATTCACCGAACTCTTCGTTATTCTTTAAATCTTCCATTGTGTTGATGCCATCAACATAGCTTGGAACGACCAATGCAAGTGGTGCTTTATCAAGTACTTGGTTGACCTTTACGATGTCGCCTTCATACTTTTCCCAATAAGACTGGTGTGTTGCAGGCAGCCATGCAGATGTATGGAAATCAGCTGAACCATCAGCAACACTTGAGAACATTGGACCTGCTTCTACTTGTTTGACATCTACATTGTAGCCAACTTGTTCAAGCAGGTTTGCCAGCATGTACGTACTGAGTGTTTCTCTTGCCCAAGCAACATACGGTAATGTCAGGTCTTCCTGGCCGATGGCAAGTTCTCCATTATCATTTCCGGAATCGTTATTGTTTCCGGATGTGTCATTTGTCCCGTCTTCCTCAGCATTATTGCCACCGCAAGCTGCAAGCAGCATCGACAGCATTAAGATCAAAGCAAAAGCTGTCAGTTTAAGATTGAACTTTTTGTTCATAAACTAATTACCCCCTAAAATTTAATATATATGCAATCCCTATGTGCCGGCTATAGATCCGGCACATAGAGTCATGCGCATTACTTATTGGCACCTTGTGTGATTCGGTCCAGAAGCATAGCAATTATAACAAGTGCCAGACCACCTTCAAATCCAAGACCGATTCTAACTTGTGTTACAGCCCGGTAAACAATTTCACCAAGACCAGGTGCCCCTACTAGAGAAGCAATAACGACCATTGATAGAGAAAGCATGATCGTTTGGTTAATCCCTGCCATAATATTCGGCATTGCAAGCGGGATTTGTACTTTGCTCAGTTTTTGGGCTGTTGTTGACCCAAATGCACTGGAAGCTTCAATCAATTCTTCATCAACTTGGCGTATACCGAGGTTTGTCAATCTGACTGTTGGCGGCATCGAGAATATAATTGTTGCAATGACGCCAGGCACGACACCAAGCCCGAAGAACACAACGGCAGGTATCAGGTATACGAATGCAGGCATTGTCTGCATAAAGTCCAGTATCGGTGTGATAATCGCCTGGACGGATCCTTTTTGGGACATCCAAATCCCAATAGGGACACCAATTACAATAGAAAATATGACCGACATGAAAATAAGTGCTAGTGTATCCACTGTCTCCGGCCAATATCCAAGATTGTTAATCAACTCGAGACCAATCAGTGCAAACAGACCAACTTTCCAGCCTGCTACCCACCATGCCAAAATAGTAATTAGGGCAATGAGTATATACGGTGCAAAAGGGATTTCCCCAATTGATAATAACCATACAAGCCCTTCTGACAATGTCCCGATAAAAGATGATATACCATCAAATACAGGACCGATCGTATCTGTAAGAAAATCAACAAATGATTCAACCCAGTCTTGCAACGGAAGCTTTGGCAACAATGGTTCATCCATGATCTGTCACCCCATTTCCGTTAATTATTTTTTCATCACCGGCCATGCCGCCCATGATGGCACCTTTTACAACGATGCCCTGAAGTCTGTTTTCTTCATCAACTACAGCCAGTGGAACATTTGATGTCGCTGCAGATTCAAACAGATCTGTGAGCAATGTATCCGGAGCTACTGTTGGTACATCGGTCGACATGACATCTTCAACCGATTTCTTTTCTTTCACTGCCTCTGAAGCTTGATCAGCAGAGATATACCCGAGAAGTTTCTTCTTCTTATCAATTACGTAAAGTGTTGAAATGCCTTCTTCACGCATGATTTCCAGTGCCACACGCGGGCCTCTGTCAGGCGTTATATTTTCTGCACGTTTCATTATGTGTGATGCAGTAAGAACTTTAGCCAAGTTAACATCCTCAACGAAACGTTCGACATAATCATTGGCAGGATCCATCAAAATATCTTCTGCCGTACCGATCTGTACGATTGCTCCGTTTTTCATGAGTGCGATTCTATCACCAATTCTAAGAGCCTCATCAAGATCGTGTGTGATAAAGATGATAGTCTTTCCGACAGATTGGTGCAAGTCCAGCAACTCATCCTGCATGTCTTTCCGTATTAGTGGATCAAGGGCACTGAACGCCTCGTCCATTAATAATATGTCTGGATCGTTTGCAAGCGCTCGTGCAAGACCGACACGCTGTTGCATACCGCCTGAAAGCTCTGTTGGATACTTATCCAAATAGCCTCCCAGACCAACCATTTCCAAGGCTTCTTGCGCTTTTTTACTTCGTTCACTTTTATCAACGCCTTGAATTTCCAATCCATATTCCGCATTCTCCATAATGGTCCTGTGTGGAAGTAAAGCGAAATTCTGAAATACCATACTCATTTTTTTACGGCGAAGATCACGAAGTTCTTCTTTCTTCATACTCGTGACATTTTTGTCTCCTACCCAAACTTCTCCGGCTGTCGGTTCAATCAAACGATTCAATAGTCTTACAAGCGTGGATTTACCACTACCTGACAGACCCATGATAACGAAAATTTCCCCTTCTTTTACTTCGAAAGAGGCCTGATTGACACCGACCGTCATGCCGGTTTCTTGCAAAATTTCTTCTTTGGTTTTGTTTTGCTCTAAAAGTTCAAGAGCACGGCTAGGTTGCCTGCCAAAGACTTTGGTTAATTTTTCAACCTTAATCTCGCTCACGTTGTCACCTCTCTTAATTTTCTTTTGTCATATGCCCAAAAAAACCACATGATACAACATACAAAATCCATTAGCAGATGACAAACATTACGCTTATATTCACCAATGGACATGGGACATATGCATTATTTATTTATTTACGAGCTGTTTTATAGACCATGCATTTAAGGTTAACAATTATTCGCAACGCCCACAAACTTTATCAACTCTTTATATCACTATACTACTATATACCTAAAGCACTATATAACTCAAACAGTAAATACCATTGTTTTTGTACGTATAATCCATTCAGTTTATACTGTACGAACTTATAAAGGATTATCCTTTTATTTCCTTGCTTATGCTTCTATATACTATTCAAATGCCTATTTTTAAAAAAGATCACTTTCGTGTAACCTTATATTAGCATGGCTTTTAGGAGGTTAATATGTTTCGATATACACAAGAGACTGTTTCTGATCAGATTATAATGGAGTTTGCCAAAACCGCTGAACTGTTTGGCCTGACAACACTGGAAGCCCGTTTATTCGCATATATGTATTTAGAGGACAGACCATTAACATTAGATGAGATGAGTGAGGCCATCGGAAAAAGCAGAACATCAATGAGCAATGGCGTCCGAGGTCTGTTAGATCTAAAATTGGTGACACGTGTATGGAAAAAAGGAGAACGAAAAGATTTATATCAGGCTGCTTCCCCCTGTTTAATATATTCATGGATGCTTATTTACAAAAATGGGTCAGTGCTACGCAAAACCAGAAAGAAGCCTTAATGCATATAAAAGATACCACCCAACACGAAGATCTCAATCCTTCTACTCTAAAACAACTTGAACAAATGATCGATTTTCACCACAACATTAAAGACAGCTTCAGTCAGTTACGAAACATTTCAGCCAGTGAATAACCTACAGAAAATGGCACCTAAAAAGGGTGCTTTTTTTGTACCTATAACTACCTAAAAAACCTGTTATGATCTGCTTCCTGAAACATAATGAATCAAAGTTGAAACATGTCGAGAAAAAGTATGAAAAAATGGGTAAAAACCTATTGCTTTTTTGCTTAAAACATACTATGATTCATTAAGATTTCAAAGTCAGAACTATGTAGGATAACAGGGGTGATCAAAATGAATTGCTGGAAGTCGATTAATATTGAGAAAGATTATGGGAGCAACCGATTATATTTAATGTCTTCATTAATCGGGTTAGGCTCTTTTATTATTTTGTTTGTGCCAGTTTCTATGATTCATGGAACAGATACAATTGCCGACCAAGGTATGGTTTTATTCATTTTGGCACTTGTTATGCTGCCCACACTGCATTCACTGGCTCATATACTGCCGCTTCTTATTACAAATAAGCCTGTAAAAATTAAATATAAAACACGCGTTAAATGTCTGCCAACGTTTCACTGCTATTCGGGAAGCTATTTGTCAAAAAAATTAGCATTGGCGATCATGCTTCTCCCAACACTCTTAATAACAATCCCCGGATTGGCCTTGAGTCTGGCATCCCCGTCTTTATTTGCGTATGCTCTCGTGTTTACTGCGCTTCATATTGGGGTGTCGTTCAGAGATTTTGTCTATATTGTCCACATTTTAAGAGCACCCAAATCAGCCGTTGTGGAAAATGGTGCGAATGATTTAGATATCCTTGTAAAAATGTCTAGATAAAAGTATTTCGGGTTCTGTCATTTTGTTATGACAGAACCTTTACTTATAGCTCAGAATCCAATGAATGAACTGATCAGATCATGCTGATCATACTTACCACTTTCCACTGAGGGTTAATTTTGATAAAGTAGAGGTTGTAGAAAGACGCTTGGCAAATCAAATCGTATTACTGCTTAGCATCGGGGGATCAGTATGGAGATTATTTTTTTAGTGTATGCTTTTGTAGTCTTTTTCATTTTTAATACACTCACACAAAATTTTTGCCTAAAAATGGAATTGAAGCCAGCTAAACAAAAAACATTTTTCCGCTTTATAAATATCATGATTTTAATCTTGCTTTTATCCTCATACGTCAGGGTTATAAATGTGACTGTTTAATATTAAAAGTGTGGAAATCATTAAACACGCTATATTTTTTCACATTAGATGTGATATATTAACTAATGGTTGTACTAAAAACACATTTAAATTAGGAGTGTAACATATGAAAAAGGTACTTATTGCAGCAGTTGCAACAACCTCACTTTTCACACTGGGGGCATGCAGCAACGATGATTCTGAAGCAGTCGTTGAAACAGAAGCAGGAAATATTACTAAAAGTGAATTTTACGATGAATTAAAGGACCGTTACGGAGAGGATGTTCTCCGGGAAATGATTGAAGTCAAGGTTCTTAGCGATAAATATGAGGATGTTACGCAAGAAGATGCCGACGAAGAAGTTGATAAAATGAAAGAACA
This sequence is a window from Lentibacillus sp. JNUCC-1. Protein-coding genes within it:
- a CDS encoding tryptophan transporter, which produces MNIRILIVMSLLVSMGAVLHAVAPPILFGMRPDMLLAMMFLGIMIFPKAKYVVLLSIVTGIMSALTTTVPGGEISNLIDKPITAFVFFGLFLLVRNKINGHISAPVLTALGTIVSGSIFLSVALFIVGLMEGAFIPMFATVVLPAAVVNTIVMAVIYPVVQGILKRQPIPVS
- a CDS encoding ABC transporter ATP-binding protein, whose protein sequence is MEPLLNVKQLHGGYTHKDVLHGISFQIYPGEIIGLIGLNGAGKSTTIKHVIGMMEAKRGTIEVKGQTFKDHPESYRQHMAYIPEMPILYDEMTLYEHLKLTAMAYNVSEADFEKRLPPLLKEFHMEKRLKWFPVHFSKGMRQKVMIMCAFLIQPDLYVVDEPFVGLDPLGIQSYLEMMDQMKEQGAGVLMSTHILATAEKYCDRFVILHEGSVKAIGTMEKLRSDFHMPGASLDDLYVQLTKEDSHV
- a CDS encoding HIT family protein, with the translated sequence MSHEDCIFCKIIDQELPSAKVYEDEHVYAFLDLSQVTKGHTLVIPKTHTKDIYNTSDDVAAELFARVPKIARAIKETYKPDGINLLNNNEKAAGQAVFHYHIHILPRYGTADGFQPSWVTHEDDYTQQDLQQIAAEINKHI
- a CDS encoding GbsR/MarR family transcriptional regulator translates to MFRYTQETVSDQIIMEFAKTAELFGLTTLEARLFAYMYLEDRPLTLDEMSEAIGKSRTSMSNGVRGLLDLKLVTRVWKKGERKDLYQAASPCLIYSWMLIYKNGSVLRKTRKKP
- a CDS encoding M20 family metallopeptidase, with translation MLQGIFKEIEAMYPEMVERRRYLHQHPELSFQETKTAAYIAAFYEELGLPYETHVGGNGVIARLKGGKPGKTIALRADFDALPIQDEKDVPYKSTVDGVMHACGHDGHTSTLLALAKVMTAHKEDLPGTIVFLHQHAEEYAPGGAKPIVESGALDDVDAVFGTHLWATTPLGVLETSKDVFMAGADRFEITVQGQGGHGAYPHETKDAIVIGTELITQLQHIVSRRLDPLETAVVTVGQFEAGDAFNIIADKARIVGTVRYLNPDVQALVIDEMEKITKGLSTTHNAECTLDYFKGYPPLVNNADEAELVLESSKNIAEIHTRNEVRPVMGGEDFAYYVMEKPGAYFFTGALLEGNEYPHHHPRFNFDERAMPIAAKTLISAYFAYQNK
- a CDS encoding YtxH domain-containing protein; amino-acid sequence: MAKSKSILLGFLIGGTVSAAATLLMTPSSGRDLRIRAKEQGTDLKELMLKLKEDSVRLKQQISDTSKEGVTLIKNLTNEMKESIEEWKTAVEPHQENIQEYLKQIEASLKELEENVQKKNEA
- a CDS encoding ABC transporter permease, yielding MFDAHDFFKKRFSGHLKEINRYLRYILNEHIVFAMLFFVAALAFYYQQWLSNLPEDFPTAWVLGLVFGIVASLSPVQTLLKEPDLVFLTPVEHLMGPYFRNSLIYSFVIQLYLVLIAAAALGPLYFHTYPERGTKMYLLIVVVLLIFKGWNLLANWWMLKIRDVSVRRIDTVARLILGIAIFYFLIDGNVLLAGVSTLLFMIVFLYDWRVSSRQAGVAWDILLEKDQMRMQAFYRLANMFTDVPHLKTRIKKRRWVARFAAKVSWGQDQTYDYLYRLTFVRSDYFWMYLRLVIIGGVAVWAVPNIWMKIIFTLLFLYLSGFQMMTLFHHHRTVMWLDLYPVRTELRSRALLRLLRKLAYLQTVLLVIAALISSSGDWLTALSVLGVGIGFNVLFNEGYVRKKMYA
- a CDS encoding DUF3267 domain-containing protein, with product MNCWKSINIEKDYGSNRLYLMSSLIGLGSFIILFVPVSMIHGTDTIADQGMVLFILALVMLPTLHSLAHILPLLITNKPVKIKYKTRVKCLPTFHCYSGSYLSKKLALAIMLLPTLLITIPGLALSLASPSLFAYALVFTALHIGVSFRDFVYIVHILRAPKSAVVENGANDLDILVKMSR
- a CDS encoding ABC transporter permease — its product is MDEPLLPKLPLQDWVESFVDFLTDTIGPVFDGISSFIGTLSEGLVWLLSIGEIPFAPYILIALITILAWWVAGWKVGLFALIGLELINNLGYWPETVDTLALIFMSVIFSIVIGVPIGIWMSQKGSVQAIITPILDFMQTMPAFVYLIPAVVFFGLGVVPGVIATIIFSMPPTVRLTNLGIRQVDEELIEASSAFGSTTAQKLSKVQIPLAMPNIMAGINQTIMLSLSMVVIASLVGAPGLGEIVYRAVTQVRIGLGFEGGLALVIIAMLLDRITQGANK
- a CDS encoding glycine betaine ABC transporter substrate-binding protein yields the protein MNKKFNLKLTAFALILMLSMLLAACGGNNAEEDGTNDTSGNNNDSGNDNGELAIGQEDLTLPYVAWARETLSTYMLANLLEQVGYNVDVKQVEAGPMFSSVADGSADFHTSAWLPATHQSYWEKYEGDIVKVNQVLDKAPLALVVPSYVDGINTMEDLKNNEEFGESVDWKITGIDPGAGIMQNTEKALEEYGLDKWELTTSSEAAMLAELQSAIKDEKPIIVPLWKPHWAFGDMDLKMLEDPKEIYGGEGDQIYTVARSGLEEDAPRAYKVLEQYDETYDMLDSMMPKVYVEDQDPEDVVQEFIDNNPDLVDEWLDGVPTE
- a CDS encoding quaternary amine ABC transporter ATP-binding protein gives rise to the protein MSEIKVEKLTKVFGRQPSRALELLEQNKTKEEILQETGMTVGVNQASFEVKEGEIFVIMGLSGSGKSTLVRLLNRLIEPTAGEVWVGDKNVTSMKKEELRDLRRKKMSMVFQNFALLPHRTIMENAEYGLEIQGVDKSERSKKAQEALEMVGLGGYLDKYPTELSGGMQQRVGLARALANDPDILLMDEAFSALDPLIRKDMQDELLDLHQSVGKTIIFITHDLDEALRIGDRIALMKNGAIVQIGTAEDILMDPANDYVERFVEDVNLAKVLTASHIMKRAENITPDRGPRVALEIMREEGISTLYVIDKKKKLLGYISADQASEAVKEKKSVEDVMSTDVPTVAPDTLLTDLFESAATSNVPLAVVDEENRLQGIVVKGAIMGGMAGDEKIINGNGVTDHG